One window of Solwaraspora sp. WMMA2056 genomic DNA carries:
- a CDS encoding GNAT family N-acetyltransferase, translating to MLDKRLYHHLVSWLGQWPAGRALQVVGSQRRVEPAWDGRPRPVVGVGAPGGAVLSVPPDKVEAVRALADLPVNDLLAKLPAAVGYAGWQAHRAVFRYCLAPAPLPDAGDWIDPTDDSLPPWLRLFPQAVLVARDADGTFLAGVGIKRHDAHGQEIAVGTAPAARGRGLARRLVAQAARRVLDDGAVPTYLHDATNAASAKVASAAGFRDRGWSAYGISAD from the coding sequence ATGCTGGACAAGCGCCTCTACCACCACCTGGTCAGCTGGCTGGGGCAGTGGCCGGCCGGGCGGGCGTTGCAGGTGGTGGGTTCGCAACGCCGGGTCGAGCCCGCTTGGGACGGCCGACCCCGCCCGGTGGTCGGCGTCGGCGCCCCCGGCGGCGCGGTGCTGTCGGTACCGCCGGACAAGGTCGAGGCGGTGCGGGCGTTGGCCGACCTGCCGGTCAACGACCTGTTGGCGAAGTTGCCGGCGGCGGTCGGCTACGCGGGCTGGCAGGCCCACCGGGCGGTGTTCCGGTACTGCCTGGCACCGGCGCCGCTGCCGGACGCCGGCGACTGGATCGATCCCACCGACGACTCGCTGCCGCCGTGGCTGCGGCTGTTCCCCCAGGCGGTCCTGGTGGCCCGGGACGCCGACGGGACCTTCCTGGCCGGCGTCGGGATCAAGCGTCACGACGCCCACGGTCAGGAGATCGCCGTCGGTACCGCCCCGGCCGCGCGCGGTCGGGGCCTGGCCCGCCGACTGGTCGCCCAGGCGGCGCGGCGGGTGCTCGACGACGGGGCGGTTCCCACCTACCTGCACGACGCGACCAACGCCGCGTCAGCGAAGGTCGCCTCGGCGGCGGGATTCCGCGACCGGGGCTGGTCGGCGTACGGCATCTCCGCCGACTGA